The following proteins come from a genomic window of Drosophila sulfurigaster albostrigata strain 15112-1811.04 chromosome X, ASM2355843v2, whole genome shotgun sequence:
- the LOC133848448 gene encoding protein lava lamp has translation METEADLSRQHEDADDGGSFTELPINQHTTTTIATGGKARLESLRENLSKQQERLMALRERALRKAEDGGRLKSSMSDSMESLKSLGHKLSLGPVADTTLNDEPQQMSTPLVTPSKELLDLSGGSGNEKLQMLNQRTEQNRALLEQRKRDMARSLQSVKSGLRQSNSGVELGSSMNDLRALSSQHATPVSRHRSAADLQQQLQQQQQQQQQQLQLQLQQTATTAQSEEGRLKLLKNKMKLIELKQTRKEQEQQQELHELRNALQQREQQVQQLEATLAEQSEQLIGLATTSRVQTELQQLRERNAELEQSSEMLEATQRELQQAREQLLLLEQQHEQLQQQQQESNNSTDAQVNQELAKQLQQLEQQLRDTQQQQQQQEVATNSSTSNEETQQHLSELEATIALQTEQLAEKTTELNVLNVNLRVLEEKLSQGVKAKPIFLDEVEDVQVNEQLQLELQQLKQKLDESNKSNIKLKLKCKQAEKQLQKLQSSDTQQQLTQLSAENEQLQQRITVLEDEKGQWQLAHVEEEDPEQEHDEEQQSSRVQANAAQAEAIRLLEEQKEELQQALEALQRGSESARVESELSEVQLEEQLSQRVQQLETEAKEQRQQLQTLQTEKEALDKKLSHYINENMELLDKLEKLSSSSSAESIEIVERPSERRFSQRPASEGDAGDAETEAEVEADADAEAAPSFVSELTQTDSTAPDPEVNESLLQMRAESDELLKKIELFANERREVLAKMEQLQQENARLQEALEELRQQQPEQAEQHEQLQAENARLHAELQEQRDSEQSSELAAQLKHTQEQLQTERAALHSQLEELQRDKQHLSLQLQSEKSNLSQELSSMQRSSEVVAALDCGDAGVALLDKCERSLGKLSSELEAYRKANDRNAKLNVSKKLAKEAKNVHTQLTELLHKVKEASTAVETVTVVETVVAVTAPNGKALAEYEQLTAQNAELKSTLAALQAELEELRDSYEPTETTPPKTLAITEQRDAEREREQELEQQLQQLSEQQTQQQLAAAEELAAVRDQLQATITELRAAEAEHLELIARQSAELVQLQLQAEQHDNQLNASEMQHEKQLEQQQRQRHELDSRIETLEGELGILQALVAEQKQQLIESYSEREHESNLKHLELQQCQQELETSETRNRELRDKLKKYALQLKKRNAEHTDLEQQLQQLQAQQAAESETSVQLTQLQQRNAEQTQLQQQTEQRLQLVEQRLKESEQQRQEQAEEELGLQEELKRLEQQLADRELENYELHQQAHKHKSKLSKLKEETDRLQVELQNTVHANTALRQESFQLEQTLAERAGDGDNNSRTIDELRRQLEQKSIKFDKSKEVIKHRNASIQSLQRELAELRAQLQTQPEEEAQQQQQQQQLQQLQAEREQQLQTLQQLQTENSALLAEKANFELVIARLETLHEGIQAKLQQDQSYMETLETQNTELQQRNAELQDQTTALRTEQAAELARIEQLEQQLEERSAQQLAHESQLQLRVQQLQEHEQAQSRQLQQLGSEADEVREQLASLQAEHEALLTRHKQQTQQAQAERAERQSNVEQELHELREELQQRQLELQRQRNVYDAKLAAKATELDEMECDLSAHMERATVETRELTQRLERTQEQLQQRGEELTRLGEELADVERERATLSREATLLRLQQDSAEQDVLELQELRMQALQDKTEMDNLRTQIDALCANHNQELQALQQQLAELDTLGQNQTDDQVYIETENKRLAEQLTEMQARLDEQAEQLARQQANAPAAVSSPIFATQYQTQAAQATPQGGEDWMTAWMRPNSGNQAQRQPPPAEQNLPIPAPAMFFGNDAAAAPSPFDEIVAQPLRLSSQGMGVPHDPTIVEPPTIEDLQRNVSDLEKHAKELETKLLARNQALAEHEERRQQLERLLAEREQELTQLRAAAEERERLAAIEKLIQSEPQPPVQSTIVATSAAPTLDMFFGTETVTDASQQLDLGLPQTEPVVEEIITPKKAYLCQPEPEQQQQQQVVVDWGVDEDPWASAAADEQHQRPAVEVQQLQQRIVELEQQKLELQTKTAKLMKRIKEYRSKEQQQQQQQQEQAKSSSIDTNDLDSAIMDELRHQLQLHETRQAKSEELLQQHALEKEKLAKRIDVLTAGNERMAELKERQDMDVQMYQARIRELQEKLQQLESWGDEGTTTTTATATGATTATDAVPSTAAAQASIELLQVENQELSTECQELHAQLQLEKQQAHEALTQAQREREQLQQEKQRALEALAQQSELERQQLHEQLLADQQRAEAAQQEREQLQLQLEELKAKQLELPATVSAPSDESVALLQEKESEIVHLKQRIEELMREDQTEKLVLEILTKNQELQLLRMQIKQLEEDKLDRPSGEELKQATPPPSIEVELELVRQQCVQLQQEKSDMEEELRVLNNHVLSSLELEDKMKQTVLELDMKTIEITELRKTLELLQQSQSQSQSQPQPQPDLTALNQQWEALVEQKCSEVANIWQEHLAQREAAYQAQIEQLTTSQQQQPQQPAEIKSAVEEQQQQPISAPAEDNELLAKMQKALETQEMEIVTLKEQLAIRSAEYARLASQYDPFRLQNTLGGASGGAAAGAGATGSISQEPLPEYVLKADLDYALMMLHQRDMRVEEMILELVQLLEERDHLQLKLSDTLRQLEAERTGVPAAVLLAPAPPTDSDPSSDLKQKLAELQTVKHSKDKVIVDEREQRLRQMIQLQRDMAKTTTAATTTGTTSTTTTTATGTVIPAATAPPTIPQQPQQHQQQQAQLEGDPSQSSLRSPSMVLMDWILGNNKSEDEAHPNTASSN, from the exons ATGGAGACGGAGGCGGATTTAAGCCGCCAACACGAAGATGCTGATGATGGCGGCAGCTTTACCGAGCTGCCCATCAACCAG CACACAACGACGACGATAGCGACGGGAGGCAAGGCAAGGCTCGAGAGTCTGCGCGAGAATCTGTCCAAGCAGCAG GAACGACTGATGGCTCTGCGAGAACGCGCCTTGCGTAAAGCCGAGGATGGCGGACGTTTAAAGTCCAGCATGAGCGATTCGATGGAATCGCTAAAATCGCTGGGACACAAACTGAGCCTTGGCCCAGTGGCGGACACCACGCTTAACGACGAGCCACAGCAGATGTCCACGCCGCTGGTGACGCCCAGCAAGGAGCTGCTGGACCTgagcggcggcagcggcaacgagAAGCTGCAAATGTTAAATCAACGCACCGAACAGAATCGTGCTCTGCTCGAGCAGCGAAAACGTGACATGGCTCGATCCCTGCAATCGGTCAAATCGGGATTGCGACAAAGCAACAGCGGCGTTGAGCTGGGCTCCTCGATGAATGATTTGCGTGCCTTAAGCAGCCAGCATGCGACGCCTGTATCGCGACATCGTTCGGCTGCCGatttgcagcaacaactgcaacagcagcagcaacaacaacagcaacagttgcagttgcagttgcaacaaacAGCGACGACGGCGCAAAGCGAAGAGGGACGACTGAAGCTGCTGAAGAACAAGATGAAACTGATTGAACTGAAGCAGACACGCAaggagcaagagcaacaacaggaGTTGCACGAGTTGCGCAACGCGTTGCAGCAACGCGAACAGCAGGTGCAACAACTGGAGGCCACGCTGGCCGAGCAGAGTGAGCAGCTAATTGGTTTGGCGACCACGAGTCGCGTGCAAACGGAGCTGCAACAGTTGCGGGAACGCAACGCGGAGCTGGAGCAGAGCAGCGAAATGTTGGAGGCTACGCAAAGGGAATTGCAGCAGGCACGCgaacaattgctgctgctggagcagcaacacgagcagctgcaacagcagcagcaagagagCAACAATTCCACCGATGCGCAAGTGAATCAAGAGCTGGCCAaacagctgcaacagttgGAGCAACAATTGCGGGAcacccaacagcaacagcagcaacaagaagtcgccaccaacagcagcactTCAAATGAAGAGACGCAACAACATTTGTCCGAACTGGAGGCGACGATCGCATTGCAAACGGAGCAGCTGGCGGAAAAAACCACCGAACTGAATGTACTCAATGTGAATTTGCGTGTGCTCGAGGAGAAGTTGTCGCAGGGCGTGAAAGCGAAACCGATATTCCTCGACGAAGTCGAAGATGTGCAGGTGAAcgaacagctgcagctggagtTGCAGCAATTGAAGCAGAAACTCGACGAGTccaacaagagcaacatcaagctgaagttgaagtgcAAGCAGGCGGAGAAGCAGCTGCAGAAACTGCAAAGCAGCgacacacaacagcagctgacgCAGTTGAGTGCGGAGaacgagcagctgcagcaacgcATCACCGTGCTGGAGGACGAGAAGGGTCAATGGCAGTTGGCCCACGTCGAGGAGGAGGATCCGGAGCAGGAGCACGATGAGGAACAACAATCGAGTCGAGTGCAAGCGAATGCCGCGCAAGCCGAAGCGATACGCCTGCTGGAGGAGCAAAAGGAGGAACTGCAGCAGGCGCTGGAGGCTCTGCAACGTGGCTCGGAGTCGGCGCGCGTTGAATCCGAGTTGAGCGAAGTGCAGCTGGAGGAGCAACTGTCGCAGCGTGTGCAGCAACTGGAAACCGAAGCCAAGGAGCAGCGCCAGCAGCTGCAGACGCTGCAAACGGAAAAGGAGGCGCTGGACAAGAAGCTGTCGCATTACATCAACGAGAACATGGAGCTGCTGGACAAGCTGGAGAAGCTCAGCTCGTCCAGTTCAGCGGAATCCATTGAGATTGTCGAACGACCCAGCGAACGACGCTTTAGCCAACGTCCCGCCAGCGAAGGCGATGCCGGTGATGCGGAGACCGAAGCTGAAGtcgaagctgatgctgatgcagaGGCGGCGCCCAGCTTTGTGAGCGAACTAACACAAACGGATTCGACGGCACCCGATCCGGAGGTGAACGAAAGTTTGCTGCAAATGCGCGCCGAAAGCGATGAGCTGCTCAAGAAGATTGAGCTCTTTGCGAACGAACGACGCGAGGTGTTGGCCAAAatggagcaactgcagcaggaGAATGCCCGTCTGCAAGAGGCGCTTGAGGAgctgaggcagcagcaaccggaGCAAGCGGAACAACACGAGCAGCTGCAGGCGGAGAACGCACGCTTGCATGCAGAGCTTCAGGAACAACGCGATTCGGAGCAATCCTCGGAGCTGGCAGCTCAACTGAAGCACACCCAAGAGCAGCTGCAAACGGAGCGAGCAGCGTTGCATTCACAGCTGGAGGAATTGCAACGCGACAAGCAACATTtgtcgctgcagctgcagagcGAAAAATCGAATCTCTCGCAGGAGCTGAGCTCCATGCAGCGTTCCTCCGAGGTGGTCGCCGCCCTCGATTGCGGTGATGCCGGCGTTGCGTTGCTGGACAAATGCGAACGTTCGCTGGGCAAACTCAGCTCCGAGCTGGAAGCGTATCGCAAGGCCAACGATCGCAATGCCAAGCTCAATGTGTCCAAGAAGCTGGCGAAGGAGGCGAAGAATGTGCACACTCAACTGACCGAATTGCTGCACAAGGTGAAGGAAGCCAGCACTGCGGTGGAGACGGTCACAGTTGTGGAAACTGTCGTGGCTGTCACCGCACCCAATGGCAAAGCTCTTGCGGAATACGAGCAGCTGACGGCGCAGAATGCGGAACTGAAATCAACGTTGGCCGCATTGCAAGCGGAGCTCGAGGAGTTGCGCGATAGCTACGAGCCAACGGAGACGACGCCACCTAAAACGCTGGCCATAACCGAGCAACGCGATGCGGAGCGGGAGCGAGAAcaggagctggagcagcagctgcaacaactgaGCGAACAGCagacacaacagcaactcgcAGCAGCCGAAGAACTCGCCGCTGTTCGTGATCAGCTCCAAGCCACAATTACGGAACTGCGTGCAGCGGAAGCGGAACACTTGGAGCTGATTGCCCGACAGAGTGCGGAGCtggtgcagctgcagttgcaggcGGAGCAGCATGACAATCAGTTGAACGCCAGCGAAATGCAGCACGAGAAGCAgctggagcaacagcagcgacaacgacacgAACTGGATTCGCGCATCGAGACCCTAGAGGGTGAGTTGGGTATTTTGCAAGCACTCGTTGCggagcagaagcaacagctgATCGAGAGCTACAGCGAGCGAGAGCACGAATCGAACCTCAAGCACCTGGAGCTGCAACAGTGCCAGCAGGAGTTGGAGACGAGTGAGACGCGCAATCGCGAGTTGCGGGACAAGCTGAAGAAGTACGCCTTGCAGCTGAAGAAACGCAATGCGGAGCACACCGACCTGGAGCAACAACTTCAGCAGCTGCAAGCGCAACAGGCAGCGGAGAGTGAGACAAGCGTTCAGCTaacgcagctgcagcaacgcAACGCGGAGCAAacgcagttgcagcaacaaaccGAGCAGCGATTGCAACTCGTCGAACAGCGTTTGAAGGAGTCCGAGCAACAGCGACAGGAGCAGGCGGAGGAAGAGCTCGGTTTGCAGGAGGAACTGAAGCGTCTGGAGCAACAGCTGGCCGACAGAGAGTTGGAGAACTATGAGCTGCACCAGCAGGCGCACAAGCACAAGAGCAAACTGTCCAAGCTCAAGGAGGAGACGGATCGCCTGCAGGTTGAGCTCCAGAATACGGTGCATGCGAATACCGCATTGCGTCAGGAGAGCTTCCAGCTGGAACAGACGCTGGCGGAGCGTGCGGGCgatggcgacaacaacagccggACGATAGACGAACTGCGTCGACAGCTGGAGCAAAAGTCGATTAAGTTTGACAAGTCAAAGGAGGTGATCAAGCACCGCAATGCCAGCATACAGAGTCTGCAGCGAGAGTTGGCCGAGCTGCGTGCCCAGTTGCAAACGCAACCCGAGGAGGaagcgcaacagcagcagcaacaacagcaactccaACAGTTGCAGGCGGAGCGggagcaacagttgcagaCGCTGCAGCAATTGCAGACGGAGAACAGCGCCTTGCTGGCGGAGAAGGCTAACTTTGAGCTGGTCATTGCGCGTCTGGAGACGCTGCACGAAGGCATTCAAGCCAAGCTGCAGCAGGATCAGTCGTACATGGAAACCCTGGAGACGCAAAACACCGAACTGCAGCAACGGAACGCCGAGCTGCAGGATCAGACGACAGCGCTGAGGACGGAACAAGCGGCGGAGCTGGCGCGCATAGAGCAACTGGAACAACAGCTGGAGGAACGCAGTGCCCAGCAGCTGGCGCATGAATCCCAACTGCAGTTGCGTGTACAGCAGCTGCAGGAACACGAACAGGCTCAGAGCCGACAACTCCAGCAGCTGGGCAGCGAAGCGGACGAAGTGCGTGAGCAGCTGGCGAGCCTGCAGGCGGAACATGAGGCGCTGCTGACGCGTCACAAACAGCAGACGCAACAGGCGCAAGCGGAGCGGGCAGAGCGTCAGAGCAACGTCGAGCAGGAGCTGCACGAGTTGCGCgaggagctgcagcagcgacagtTGGAGTTGCAGCGTCAGCGAAACGTTTACGATGCCAAACTGGCGGCCAAGGCCACCGAGCTGGATGAGATGGAATGTGATCTGAGTGCGCACATGGAGCGCGCCACCGTCGAGACACGGGAGCTGACGCAACGCTTGGAGCGCACACAggaacagctgcagcaacggGGCGAGGAATTGACGCGTCTGGGCGAGGAGCTCGCCGACGTAGAGCGAGAGCGTGCCACGCTAAGCCGGGAGGCAACGCTGTTGCGTCTGCAACAGGATAGCGCCGAGCAGGATGTCCTCGAGTTGCAGGAGTTGCGCATGCAAGCGCTGCAGGATAAGACCGAAATGGATAATTTGCGTACGCAAATCGATGCGTTGTGCGCGAATCACAATCAGGAACTCCAGgcactgcagcaacagctggcTGAACTCGATACTTTGGGACAGAATCAGACCGACGATCAGGTCTACATTGAAACGGAGAACAAGCGACTGGCTGAACAGTTGACCGAGATGCAAGCTCGACTCGACGAACAGGCCGAGCAGCTGGCCAGGCAACAAGCTAATGCTCCAGCTGCTGTGTCATCGCCCATCTTTGCCACACAATACCAGACGCAAGCTGCGCAAGCAACGCCACAGGGCGGCGAGGATTGGATGACGGCTTGGATGCGTCCCAACAGTGGTAATCAAGCTCAGCGACAGCCACCGCCAGCGGAACAG AACCTTCCGATTCCGGCACCTGCGATGTTCTTTGGCAACGACGCTGCAGCGGCGCCATCGCCATTCGATGAGATTGTCGCTCAACCGCTGAGGCTAAGCAGCCAAGGCATGGGAGTGCCCCACGATCCAACGATAGTGGAGCCGCCAACCATCGAGGATCTGCAGCGCAACGTGTCCGATCTGGAGAAGCATGCCAAGGAGCTGGAGACCAAGTTGCTGGCACGCAATCAGGCATTGGCGGAGCACGAGGAGCGACGCCAACAACTGGAGCGTTTGCTCGCCGAGCGGGAACAGGAGCTGACACAACTGCGTGCCGCAGCCGAGGAACGCGAACGTTTGGCGGCCATTGAGAAGCTGATACAATCGGAGCCACAACCTCCGGTGCAGTCGACGATTGTTGCAACAAGTGCAGCGCCCACGCTGGACATGTTCTTTGGCACGGAAACGGTGACAGATGCGTCACAGCAGCTCGATTTGGGTCTGCCACAAACGGAACCCGTTGTGGAGGAGATCATCACACCAAAGAAGGCGTATTTGTGTCAACCCGAAccggagcaacagcagcagcaacaggttGTTGTTGATTGGGGCGTAGATGAAGATCCCTGGGCGAGTGCAGCAGCCGATGAGCAGCATCAGCGTCCAGCAGTCGAGgtacagcaactgcagcaacgcATCGTCGAGCTGGAACAACAGAAGTTGGAGCTGCAAACGAAGACAGCGAAGCTCATGAAGCGCATCAAGGAATATCGCAgcaaagagcagcaacaacaacaacagcagcaggagcaggcgaagagcagcagcatcgacaCTAATGATCTAGACAGCGCCATTATGGATGAGCTGCGGCatcagttgcagctgcatgAGACACGTCAGGCGAAGAGCGAGGAGCTGTTGCAACAGCATGCACTGGAGAAGGAGAAGCTGGCGAAGCGCATCGATGTGCTGACCGCGGGCAACGAGCGCATGGCGGAGCTTAAGGAGCGCCAGGACATGGATGTGCAAATGTATCAGGCGCGCATACGTGAGCTGCAGGAGAAACTCCAGCAGCTGGAGAGCTGGGGCGATGAGGggaccacgacaacaacagcaacagcaacaggagcaacaacagcaaccgatGCTGTTCCGTCAACGGCGGCGGCTCAAGCGAGCATCGAGCTTTTGCAGGTGGAGAATCAGGAGCTGAGTACCGAGTGCCAGGAGCTGCAcgctcagctgcagctggagaAGCAGCAGGCACACGAGGCGCTGACGCAAGCGCAGCGTGAACGCGAGCAACTGCAACAGGAGAAGCAGCGGGCACTCGAAGCGCTCGCTCAGCAGTCGGAGCTGGAGCGTCAGCAATTGCATGAACAGCTGCTGGCTGATCAGCAGCGTGCAGAGGCGGCGCAACAGGAACGCgaacaactgcagctgcagctggaggagCTGAAGGCCAAGCAGCTGGAGCTGCCGGCAACGGTGAGTGCACCCAGTGACGAGAGTGTGGCGCTGCTGCAGGAGAAGGAGTCGGAGATAGTGCATCTGAAGCAGCGCATCGAGGAGCTGATGCGTGAGGATCAAACCGAGAAACTGGTGTTGGAGATACTCACCAAGAATCaggagttgcagctgctgcgcaTGCAGATCAAGCAGCTGGAGGAGGACAAACTGGATCGGCCAAGCGGGGAGGAGTTGAAGCAGGCGACGCCACCGCCAAGCATTGAAGTGGAGCTGGAGCTAGTGCGTCAACAGTGcgtgcagctgcagcaggagAAGAGCGACATGGAGGAGGAGTTGCGTGTGCTCAACAATCATGTGTTGTCCAGCCTGGAGTTGGAAGACAAAATGAAGCAAACCGTGCTCGAACTGGACATGAAAACCATTGAGATCACCGAGCTGCGCAAAACGCTGGAGCTGCTGCAACAATCGCAATCCCAGTCTCAGTCccagccgcagccacagccagaTTTGACTGCATTGAATCAACAATGGGAGGCCCTGGTGGAGCAAAAATGCAGCGAGGTTGCAAACATTTGGCAGGAGCATTTGGCACAACGTGAAGCCGCCTATCAGGCGCAGATCGAGCAGCTGACCAcatcacaacagcagcagccgcaacagccTGCGGAGATCAAATCCGCAgtggaggagcagcagcaacagccgatTTCAGCGCCAGCGGAGGACAATGAGCTATTGGCGAAAATGCAAAAGGCGCTGGAAACACAGGAAATGGAAATAGTCACACTCAAGGAGCAGTTGGCCATTCGATCGGCGGAATACGCGCGTCTCGCCTCACAGTATGATCCCTTCCGGCTGCAGAATACACTTGGCGGAGCGTCAggtggagcagcagctggcgcTGGAGCCACGGGCAGCATTAGCCAGGAACCGTTGCCAGAGTATGTGCTCAAAGCGGATCTGGACTATGCGTTGATGATGCTGCATCAGCGGGACATGCGTGTCGAGGAGATGATACTGGAGTTGGTCCAGCTGCTGGAGGAACGCGATCATCTGCAGCTGAAGCTCTCGGATACGCTGCGACAGCTGGAAGCCGAACGAA CCGGCGTTCCAGCTGCAGTTCTGCTAGCTCCTGCGCCGCCAACGGACAGTGATCCCAGTAGTGACCTAAAACAAAA ATTGGCAGAGCTGCAGACGGTGAAGCATTCCAAGGACAAGGTTATTGTGGATGAACGtgagcagcgactgcgacagaTGATACAGCTCCAGCGAGACATGgccaagacaacaacagcagccacaacaacgggaacgacgtcgacgacgacgaccacAGCAACAGGAACAGTCATACCAGCAGCTACAGCGCCTCCAACAATTCctcagcagccacagcaacatcaacaacagcaggcacAGCTTGAAGGGGATCCAT CTCAATCATCACTGCGATCACCTTCAATGGTACTCATGGACTGGATATTAGGCAATAATAAGAGCGAGGACGAAGCGCATCCAAACACAGCATCGAGCAATTAA
- the LOC133848450 gene encoding protein hold'em translates to MSASKFKTTKHLHLIDMHPTMTNFSTVALIIAKSEPHIFLDKLSSEKRGVINFTLRDTKRHIANCKCWSSEASVHEYNAMLQMGDVVDIVGAKVMAITPPLLPSHNGFTENRYQPSGTLSCALVVNEGHGYLVKHSSDDQATLQALLQLCGQSHKALSTALKLRDVRCVMPGGEQRPAAFVDLFVAVATMPPVRELKRKQPRNGSTLLQCLELVVIDTSCASGMMLTLWHVNWIRRAQRWQAGKTLLHLIDVRVAHSQFHGCSVLSHASCTLIYENPEPTSPEAQALLAFAAKTPLNSFELCAQSDVENLPPAAEIQTQMTVRQIYARAEGELQDSTSEHFTAVLYAMVSKFDIDGLGTSINKKCKSCRRLIPSNRSECDNEHCQLEFSLEYSGARAEKFFNINIHLSDHTGTLVETRLSGGVANQLLGLNADAFELLSDRKKTELKWRFLLKHFEVKLLIKKPTPVRKNLTIIVVDMELTELEQIIQKLAAF, encoded by the exons ATGTCTGCATCGAagtttaaaacaacaaaacatctCCATCTGATCGATATGCACCCTACTATGACCAATTTCTCCACCGTTGCCCTCATCATTGCAAAATCCGAGCCGCACATCTTCCTCGACAAGCTGAGCAGCGAAAAGCGTGGCGTGATCAATTTCACGTTGCGTGACACGAAGCGTCACATTGCCAACTGCAAGTGCTGGAGCTCCGAAGCCAGCGTGCACGAGTACAATGCAATGCTACAGATGGGCGACGTAGTCGACATCGTTGGGGCCAAAGTGATGGCCATAACACCACCATTGCTGCCGTCACACAACGGATTCACTGAGAATCGCTATCAACCAAGCGGCACACTGTCGTGTGCACTTGTTGTCAACGAAGGACACGGCTATTTGGTAAAACATAGCAGCGACGACCAGGCAACACTGCAAGCATTGTTGCAACTTTGCGGGCAATCGCACAAAGCACTGAGTACAGCTCTCAAACTCCGGGATGTGCGTTGCGTGATGCCAGGCGGTGAACAGCGTCCGGCTGCCTTTGTTGATCTGTTCGTGGCAGTGGCCACGATGCCGCCGGTGCGTGAACTGAAACGCAAGCAGCCACGCAATGGCAGCACACTCCTGCAGTGCCTTGAACTGGTGGTCATCGATACCAGCTGTGCGTCGGGCATGATGTTGACGCTGTGGCACGTGAATTGGATACGTCGTGCTCAGCGCTGGCAAGCGGGCAAAACGCTGTTGCATCTGATCGATGTGCGTGTCGCGCATTCGCAATTTCATGGCTGTTCAGTGCTTAGTCATGCCAGCTGCACGCTCATCTACGAGAACCCAGAACCAACAAGTCCAGAGGCTCAAGCGTTGCTCGCTTTTGCGGCCAAGACACCGCTGAACAGCTTTGAGTTGTGTGCGCAAAGCGATGTGGAGAATTTGCCACCAG CTGCAGAGATCCAAACTCAGATGACGGTTCGACAGATTTATGCGCGTGCCGAGGGCGAACTGCAGGATTCAACCAGCGAGCACTTTACGGCCGTGCTCTATGCTATGGTCAGCAAATTCGACATCGATGGCTTGGGCACGAGCATCAACAAGAAATG CAAATCATGTCGTCGCCTCATTCCAAGCAATCGCAGTGAATGCGACAATGAGCATTGTCAGCTAGAGTTCTCATTGGAATACAGCGGGGCACGTGCCGAGAAGTTCTTCAACATCAATATTCACTTGTCGGATCACACGGGCACGCTGGTGGAGACGCGTCTCAGTGGCGGCGTTGCTAATCAATTGCTGGGTCTCAATGCGGATGCCTTTGAGTTGCTGTCGGATCGCAAAAAGACCGAGCTTAAGTGGCGCTTTCTGCTAAAACACTTTGAGGTGAAGCTACTGATAAAAAAGCCAACACCTGTGCGCAAGAATCTTACAATCATTGTCGTGGATATGGAGCTAACAGAGCTAGAACAGATCATACAGAAGTTAGCTGCATTTTAG